One part of the Anopheles cruzii unplaced genomic scaffold, idAnoCruzAS_RS32_06 scaffold00723_ctg1, whole genome shotgun sequence genome encodes these proteins:
- the LOC128276196 gene encoding lipase member H-A-like, which yields MTETEKTPTQLDMFNPATVMNAGFLRGRPLVVLIHGYTGHRDYAPNPTIRPAYLAHGEYNIISVDYGPLALEPCYLQAVRNLPTVANCTAQLLDFIIASRIVPLEDIHVVGFSLGGQTSGMIANYLRAGKLRRITGLDPAKPLFVFAPNDQKLDQSDAEFVQVIHTDVFQRGILHPSGHVDFYVNGGVEQPGCNMATMMTAGECNHNRAPEYYAESIGTDVGFYGYRCAHWYLYMLGICRGGGPNQQLAIMGAHTPNTTRGLYFLHVNMMPPYARGKNVTLRDELAIIAANIRN from the exons ATGAC AGAAACGGAGAAAACCCCAACCCAACTGGACATGTTCAATCCGGCCACCGTCATGAACGCCGGCTTCCTGCGAGGACGCCCCCTGGTGGTGCTAATCCACGGCTATACGGGACACCGTGACTATGCACCGAACCCCACGATACGGCCCGCTTACCTGGCCCACGGCGAGTACAACATCATCTCGGTCGACTACGGACCACTGGCGCTGGAACCGTGCTATCTGCAGGCGGTGCGTAATcttccgacggtggccaactgTACGGCCCAGCTGTTGGACTTCATCATCGCCAGCCGCATCGTGCCGCTGGAGGACATTCACGTGGTGGGCTTCAGTCTCGGCGGTCAAACTTCCGGCATGATCGCCAACTACCTGCGGGCGGGCAAGCTGCGGCGCATAACGGGGCTCGATCCGGCGAAGCCACTGTTTGTGTTCGCTCCGAACGACCAGAAGCTCGATCAGTCCGATGCCGAGTTCGTGCAGGTGATCCACACGGACGTCTTCCAGCGGGGTATACTGCATCCGAGCGGACACGTCGACTTCTACGTGAACGGCGGTGTGGAGCAGCCCGGCTGCAACATGGCCACCATGATGACGGCGGGCGAGTGCAACCACAACCGGGCGCCGGAGTACTACGCTGAGTCGATCGGGACCGACGTTGGCTTCTACGGGTACCGCTGTGCCCACTGGTACCTGTACATGTTGGGCATTTGCCGAGGAGGCGGCCCGAACCAGCAGCTGGCCATTatgggcgcgcacacacccaACAC GACACGCGGACTCTATTTCCTGCACGTAAACATGATGCCACCTTACGCAAGAGGAAAAAACGTGACGCTCCGCGATGAACTGGCGATCATAGCTGCCAACATACGGAACTAG